A portion of the Elephas maximus indicus isolate mEleMax1 chromosome 24, mEleMax1 primary haplotype, whole genome shotgun sequence genome contains these proteins:
- the LOC126066814 gene encoding olfactory receptor 5D18-like has translation MLLSERNKSTATFTLLGFSDYPELQVPLFLVFLTIYSLTVVGNLEMIVIIKVNPKLHTPMYFILSHLSFVDFCYSSIIAPKMLGNLVVEDRTISFLECVVQYFLFCTFAVTESFLLAVMAYDRFVAICKPLLYTVAMFQGLCAMLVAGSYAWGIVCSLILACSALKLSFHGSNTINHFFCEFSSLLSLSCSDTSLSLLLLFIFATFNVVSTLLIILTSYVFIVVTILKMSSASGRCKTFSTCASHLTAITIFHGTVLFLYCVPNSKNSRHTIKVASVFYTVVIPMLNPLIYSLRNKDVKNTVSKIMDTKVFSH, from the exons ATGTTACTGtcagagagaaataaaagcactGCCACATTCACTCTTTTGGGCTTCTCAGATTACCCAGAACTGCAGGTTCCCCTCTTCTTGGTATTTCTGACCATCTACAGTCTCACTGTTGTAGGGAATCTTGAGATGATTGTAATCATCAAAGTTAACCCCAAgctgcacacccccatgtactttatCCTCAGCCACCTCTCATTTGTGGATTTCTGCTATTCCTCTATCATTGCTCCCAAGATGCTGGGGAACTTAGTTGTAGAAGACAGAACCATTTCATTTTTAGAATGTGTAGTGCAATACTTTCTCTTTTGTACCTTTGCAGTGACTGAATCCTTTCTATTAGctgtaatggcctatgaccgctttgTGGCCATTTGCAAACCTCTGCTCTACACAGTTGCCATGTTCCAGGGACTCTGTGCTATGCTGGTGGCAGGATCATATGCGTGGGGAATAGTATGTTCCTTGATACTCGCATGCTCTGCTTTGAAATTATCTTTTCATGGTTCCAACACAATCAATCACTTCTTCTGTGagttctcctcacttctctccctttcttgctCTGATACTTCTCTCAGCCTGTTGTTGCTTTTCATCTTTGCTACTTTTAATGTGGTGAGTACGTTACTCA tcatTCTTACTTCTTATGTGTTTATTgttgtcaccatcttgaaaatgAGTTCAGCCAGTGGGCGTTGTAAGACATTCTCTACCTGTGCCTCTCATCTGACTGCCATCACCATCTTCCATGGCACCGTCCTCTTCCTCTACTGTGTGCCCAACTCAAAAAACTCCAGGCACACCATCAAAGTAGCCTCTGTGTTTTACACAGTggtgatccccatgttgaatcccttgatctacagtctgaggaataaggatgtcaagAATACAGTCAGCAAGATAATGGACACTAAAGTCTTTTCTCATTGA